CATCAAATGCAATAACATTCTTAGCAACCTTACCAGCAAAATATCCTAACAGACCGTAATCCAACTCATTCTCAAGATCACTCCTGATCTTTATGCACTTATTCGGCTTTCGCATTTCTTCAATTCGCAATTCTGAGTAAGGTGCTTTACCAGTAAGCGCACTTGCTAAAGCACTTAATGCACTCTCCTTATTCGTACGCAAGTGCATAATAGAATTTGCGTATATAGCTGCATTGCTTTCTGCAAAGCTAACATCTGTTCCTTTTGGTGGCAGGTCAAACACTTCATATGGAATGCATGTAAAGGATCTAGCAGCTCCCATCCGTTCATATGCACGTACAATTCTGTTCTGTTTCCGAATGAATTCAGTTTCAAGTTGTAGCGGTTTCATCTTCAGCGGATCGAAGCCCATGGGATTGATGGTTGTCTTTACCCTAAATTTACCATCAAGTCCTTCCAAGAACCGTACCCCAGCATCTCCGATTGTATTATAATTGACACCGGAAACGTGAGCCCAATGTATGGGTATAAGTTTCTCTGCCTCCGTAGACTCGCCTATTGCGAGAAGTATCCTGTAGGCTATAGCAAGGACTTGACCTTGTTCACCATTAAGGGCCTTCTCTTCCTCCTTAGTTAATCGCACGTGCACATTACTTCCGTTGGCAATAATAAACTATCCCATGTAAAGGATATAATGATAGTAAATCATTTCCTATGTAGTGGACATCAGAAAGACTCTAGATCTAATGCATGAAACCTTACGGAATGTACGACCCCCTAGGATGACTGCACTGAAGGAGTTACAAGAGGAAGAACATGGAGATCCCCTG
This genomic interval from Nitrososphaerales archaeon contains the following:
- a CDS encoding aconitase X catalytic domain-containing protein: MRLTKEEEKALNGEQGQVLAIAYRILLAIGESTEAEKLIPIHWAHVSGVNYNTIGDAGVRFLEGLDGKFRVKTTINPMGFDPLKMKPLQLETEFIRKQNRIVRAYERMGAARSFTCIPYEVFDLPPKGTDVSFAESNAAIYANSIMHLRTNKESALSALASALTGKAPYSELRIEEMRKPNKCIKIRSDLENELDYGLLGYFAGKVAKNVIAFDGINALKRRDAKALSAAIGTSGSCGMFTIGKNDVETIDYGIEEARNVKDELSNSERGDLIILGSPQLGVEDLSLLAQRIEGKKFRRKCQIFCARAAYERARDLGYAQTIERAGGELLCDCCACLTPLVDRSEVDSVITNSIKGAYYLNSYNKVSVCLKPLKEIVKQECV